TACGTACATCTGTACTAGTTCTAGAAAAATTTGGAGCACATTTGCAAAAACACATCGGGAACTGGAGGATGCAAAACCCAGAAGTCCAGGAGATGAACATGAACCCAAACCACACAACCACTGTAGATCTCATCAGTTTGACCATGTCCAATTTGCAAGCGAACTCAAAACAGTTTTAGGAGCATGTTGCTGTATCCAAATTTGACAATTCCCTTCTGATTACATTCTCTGGTAACGTCAACACCAGTTCTCATTGCATCATCACCCTCTCTAAAGCTGATCTGACCATCTGCATACCTCTGAATTAGTGGACATGATGAGTAGTAATACATAACATGGAAAAAGCTGAGGCCGGTTTCCCAATGTCTAAAAAAATATCGAAAAAGCTACGGGAGTCCAAATGGAAGCAAGAAAGAAACATCCCAGAGACGGCCAAATATAACCAACTCGTTGACGGGAAGTACATATACATAGTAATGCTAGTGGTGTAGTGTGTTGTCAGTCTGGCCGTCCTGTTTCGAATGAAGAGCATTTGTAAgtaaggccccgtttagtttccaaaatttttcctacagtacccgtcacatcgaatctttcgacacatacatgaagtattaaatatagttgaaaaaaataactgatTATACAGTCTGACTGAttttcacgagatgaatctaacgacgttaattaatccatgattggacattaatttgtaaataacaacgaaagtgctacagtgtcaaaacccaaactttttcgcgaactaaacagggcctaagcaACACTAAAATATGGATCGGGTCGCTTGTTGACTCCGTGTGGGCCCTATGCTCTTTGACGGAGTACACATGCCACATCGATTGTACGTTTAGACAAGGCCCAAAATGGCCATAATTTGATTTTCAAGCAATTGAAAATGATCATATTAGGAATCTTTTCCTAATGTACTACAAAAATATTTTGATTTTGAAAGTTCATCTTCAAAAATCTTGGATTTTGATCATCTCTTGTTACAGGATATTGACTTGCTATGAAATGCGTGATCATGACTTTGAAAATGCATGCCAAACCTTTTGTGTCCTTTAAATTCATCTTCAAACGACGAACCAACTGAATTCCTTATTTTCCCCCCTTCAAATTCGTGGCTGAATTCTGATCAAAATCAAATGGGAGAATGCCGGCCATGATCGTTGCTCTGACCGAAGACTAACATAATTAGAAGACATTTGCATTCACAACTAACATTAACAGATGCTTAGATGTGCTACAGAAATCCAAGAAAAGAAGAGACGAAATGCGAGAGGTATGCGTGCCACTCGCACAGCACTAAGCCACtaaccctctcctcctctcctgTTCCGCATGACGTGGCCGCAACGCCGTCTGCGCCCTCGAACCTCATCGATCACCGGATTGTGGGCCCGggaggccccacctgtcagcaaGCGCCCCTCGGTGCTCAGTCAGcaccggccccacctgtcagcgggCGTGCCTTGATGCTCAGTCagcacccagcgccgccgccgccgccgagcgcgccTCCGCCCTCGCTTATTTGGCTTCTTCCTCCCCCGATCTGATGGCGGCCAACTACGACGGGAAGGcgcctcttctctctcttctcgcTCTTCTAAATTGGGCTGGGTTGGCTCGTCTCTCTCTCCTCGCCGAGGACGGAGGAGGAGCGATAGAGAGGAGGAAGGCGGAAGGCCCCGGCGCGACGGAGAAGGTTCGGATATTTCTCTCCCTCCTTTTCCGCTCCCACTCCCTCGAAGGTTCCTCGGCGAGTGGTTGCCGCTGGAGATTGACGAACGACGGGCGGACGGACGTGCGCTCTTCTCTTCAGCCGCCGATCATTCTCGCCCTCGCCTTGAATCGGCAGGCAAAGCATCTGTGCTCGTTCCGGGGGGAGGAACTGATTGATCAGATGGTGGGTTCCAAGGGGGACGACGAATGTGGATGCCCCCGTCTGTCGTATCCCAATTGATCAGATTAGTTGATTGGACGACGACGGGTTTCCTTTGTTCCCGGCGATCGATCGATTTGTCTCGATCGGCAGGATCGGGATTGTCTAGCTGCTTGCCTGTTTTCTCCTTGTTCCTGTCGGGCGGGCGATTCCGGGAGGGTTGGTTCACGCACGCCGAAACAGCGGCGGACACTTCGATCGATTGATCggtctctgtttttttttctctttcgatCGCCGCTTTATTTATTTCTCTCTTTGGTTTCGTTTTCTCCCGTCCCGGCCACGGAAATTTGTTCTGGCTCGCAATTGCAACCGGGAGAAGAGACGACGGCTGTTCCTCCGCGTTCCCTTGGATGCGGGAACAACAGGTGATCCATTTCGGTTAATGCCTTGGAATTCCCTGGATATTTTTGGGCTCATGAATAATCCCAGAATTACGGGTTTGTTCGTTTGATTCCCATTTATTTCCTGTCCATCCTTTGACCCTCATTGGAACCTAGGACTTCCCCTGCTTTTCTGCCATTCTATAGTTCCAGCCTTTGCATAATCCTGCGTTTCCCTATTACTTTATTTATTAACATCGGTCTTTTTTCCGGCGCCGAGATGTAAAGTTATCATACATGTTTGGGGATACATCAGGTGCTTTGCGGATCACGTCGCAATCGTTGATCCGCATTGGCTTGGCGTGCTAGTGTGGGTATAAGTGGATCCACCTTTCAGCAAAGGCAATAATGTCAGCTagaaagggagggagggagggaaggggcgCCAGGCTACCAGTAACTTTATTTCTGGTGGTTTTTCATCCTCCCATAAGCTTCACGGTTGTAGGAAGCACCTCAGTACCTAATTCACATGTAGAGTTGTTCCTAGGATTTACCTAACTGAAAGGTAGTTTTTGACAATGGAGTTGATTAGGCTAGGCTGCCCAATTGTGTGCACGTAGACGTCAATGTCATTCTGGTTGTGCTGCACAAGTTTGGGCAGTCTTTATGTTATTCTTGCAAGCAAAATTCAGCAAGTACTGGTCAATGGTTGCTACCTTTTATGTTTCAGCTCCTATATATGTGACCCCTGACCTGGGCTCTTTGATACCTTGGTTTCGACGAGAGAAATACCTTGTTTCATCAAGTCATTTATTCTTCCTGCTAATGCTGGCAAGTTTTGGACACGAAAAGCAGTATTGCTCAGATACTCCTGTGTGCTGAACTGTGTAGGTTTAAGAGCATCCCTTTTCTATCTTTGTTGGTTATGCATCATTTGCACTCTTTTCGTGTGCCTAGTAGGTTCAGACTCAAATTATATATAGTTCATTATTATCTTCTGTCATATGAACAGGTAAGATGCCTGATTTTAGTATGCTGATAGTATGTGTGGTCTCGAACTCTCAATGTGTCATTCTCTTGCCCACTGTAATTAATCTGTTTAAAACAGTTTTGTGTCatcaattaaatttaattatgaCCTGGCTGACATTGAAATATTCAACTTTCAGTAATTCAATCTGCCTCTTATTTCAGTTGAATATCTGATATGGATGAAGCCATGGGAAGGCGAACAGCCAGTGGCCTTCTTGTCACCAAAGGAGGCTCAATTCTTCTCTTCAGGGAGGAAAGTCCGCACCACAAGGCCAGTGCATGTTGTACACGACTTGGATGCAGCAGTAAGCTTTTCCCGAACAAAGACAGGAAGATGCACAAGACAACTAAGGAAACATCAGGTCCTCAGAGATCACATGTTTTGAGGAAATCCAACAGGATGTCCCCTCAAGGAAGTATTTCTTATGATGGAAACACCAGCAGGAATGCAGCAAGTACTTTTAGTGAGGCTGGTAATAAACCAAGAAGAAGAGAAAATGCCGGACGTGATCTACTTGCCCGGTTGAAAGAAAGGGTCAATGCATCAAGAAAGCGCTCGTTCAGTGGAGGGAGTAGTCCCTGCCTATCACCATCAAACACATCCAACTCTGGTTCCTTAAGCAGTAGCCGATCAATTTCAAGATCGCTATGTCGGCCAGCCTCGAGAATGAGAAAGGATGGAGGAAGAGTTGCCGAAGCTGTTAGGATGCATAGAACCAGAGACAGTAGTGGAACTACTAGGGAAGATGTGCCAAGAAACTCCAACCAAGATCCGTCAGGCAGGTTTCTTTCTCGAAGCTTGTTCAGACACAGGAGTGGAATTCAGAGAGGTCCAGTATCTTCATTGGAGGATAGTTTGGATGATTCCAATGAATACTGGCGCTTTGATATGGATGAAAGTGCAGAGGTACATTTTCTTATACATATCACCATACACATTGTTAATTATCCACCCATTTTAGATATATCTGCATCAGAAATGCAGCTCTTCTGCATTCACTGAAATAGTTAAACTATGGGCACCTTCTAGGGTGGTGCGGTATCTAGTCAACCTACTATATACATTGTTTCAAATTCTGACCTTAATGGTATACAATTGCTGCACTGTCCATCAGTAAATTTCATCATTACCATTTCAAAATTCAAAGACCCCTCCGCCATTTTCCTACACTTAACCTCTGTATAGGAAATATTGGTGTTCTGACTATTCTGATTCCTTGAGTTAGTAGTTAGT
The Panicum virgatum strain AP13 chromosome 6N, P.virgatum_v5, whole genome shotgun sequence genome window above contains:
- the LOC120679901 gene encoding E3 ubiquitin-protein ligase MBR2-like, which codes for MDEAMGRRTASGLLVTKGGSILLFREESPHHKASACCTRLGCSSKLFPNKDRKMHKTTKETSGPQRSHVLRKSNRMSPQGSISYDGNTSRNAASTFSEAGNKPRRRENAGRDLLARLKERVNASRKRSFSGGSSPCLSPSNTSNSGSLSSSRSISRSLCRPASRMRKDGGRVAEAVRMHRTRDSSGTTREDVPRNSNQDPSGRFLSRSLFRHRSGIQRGPVSSLEDSLDDSNEYWRFDMDESAEVEDYYVFNDQHRGMRMDIDDMSYEELLALGERIGTVSTGLSDGALSECLKRSIYVPTTSTIHEDGDLKCIICQEEYFSGVEVAKMACKHYYHVTCIQQWLGQKNWCPICKSFASSVSS